One Chanodichthys erythropterus isolate Z2021 chromosome 10, ASM2448905v1, whole genome shotgun sequence DNA segment encodes these proteins:
- the LOC137028286 gene encoding piggyBac transposable element-derived protein 4-like: protein MEEERDATPRTSDGFMEKKRDATLHTRDGFMEEERDATLHKSDGFMEEERFVTLHTSDILMEEERDLEEESESEEELFDQESETEDDTEFDPDYHSTEGEESEGEEEVPPEVEAAYQSKNGKIMWTSTTPSERRGRTPARSIIKMTPGPTRFACSNAEDIKSTFELFFTDEIKEILIEMTNLEGKRVFNKSWKNLDWIDLQAYFGLLILAGVYRSHHEALGSLWNSVSGRTIFRATMPMKTFAMMSRVFCFYKRGAGPGQEKRDKLAPVRDIWEKWVERLPFMYNPGPNVTVDECLVPFRGRCPFKQYMPSKPSKYGIKIWAACDSRSSYAWNMQIYTGKAADRKPEKNQGMRVVLDMTSGLQGHTITCDNFFTSYALGEELLRRKMSMIGTVRSNKPELPPALLSKKDRPRLSSKFAFTETHTLVSYCPRKNKNVLLMSTFHRDATISSKDHKKPQIILDYNQTKGGVDTLDKVVATYTCQRMTRRWPMVIFFNMLDVSAYNAFVLWTEINPKWNKQRSSKRRLFLEELGVALVTPYMERRHCLPRTQASQDMVKETKAWSLRSKAGPQTPLCEKVMEARKCSLEVKESGPSPVSTPSKRKRCQVCESKKSTKTSMTCNKCKMYICRSHAVITTYCYSCNKV from the exons ATGGAAGAGGAAAGAGATGCGACCCCACGTACAAGTGATGGATTTATGGAAAAGAAAAGAGATGCGACCCTACATACAAGAGACGGATTTATGGAAGAGGAAAGAGATGCGACCCTACATAAGAGCGATGGATTTATGGAAGAGGAAAGATTTGTGACCTTACATACAAGTGATATATTAATGGAAGAGGAAAGAGACCTGGAAGAAGAATCTGAGTCTGAAGAGGAGCTCTTCGATCAAGAGTCTGAAACAGAGGACGATACAGAATTCGACCCAGACTACCACTCTACTGAAGGGGAAGAGTCAGAGGGAGAGGAAGAGGTCCCTCCCGAGGTGGAGGCCGCTTACCAGTCTAAAAACGGGAAAATAATGTGGACTTCAACAACTCCTTCTGAGAGACGAGGGAGAACACCAGCTCGTTCTATCATAAAAATGACCCCTGGACCAACCAGGTTTGCATGTTCCAATGCCGAAGACataaaatcaacatttgaatTGTTTTTCACAGATGAAATTAAAGAGATTTTGATTGAAATGACCAATTTAGAGGGGAAACGTGTGTTTAATAAATCCTGGAAGAACCTGGACTGGATAGACTTACAGGCCTATTTTGGTCTGCTGATCCTGGCGGGCGTGTATCGATCCCATCATGAGGCTTTGGGCAGCTTATGGAACAGTGTATCGGGGAGGACAATTTTTCGTGCTACTATGCCAATGAAAACTTTTGCCATGATGTCGAGGGTCTTCTGCTTTTACAAAAGGGGTGCAGGGCCTGGCCAAGAGAAACGTGACAAGCTGGCACCAGTAAGGGACATTTGGGAAAAATGGGTCGAACGCCTGCCGTTCATGTACAATCCAGGCCCGAACGTCACTGTGGACGAGTGCCTGGTCCCTTTCAGAGGTCGCTGTCCCTTCAAACAATACATGCCGAGTAAACCGAGCAAGTACGGAATTAAAATCTGGGCAGCGTGCGATTCCAGATCGAGCTATGCATGGAACATGCAGATCTACACTGGGAAAGCTGCTGACAGAAAGCCAGAAAAGAACCAGGGAATGCGTGTGGTCTTGGACATGACCTCTGGTCTCCAGGGACACACCATCACATGTGACAACTTTTTCACCTCGTACGCCCTCGGCGAAGAGCTGCTCCGAAGAAAAATGAGCATGATCGGAACAGTCAGATCAAACAAGCCTGAGCTCCCACCTGCGCTCCTGTCAAAAAAAGACCGGCCCCGACTCTCATCCAAGTTCGCCTTCACAGAGACACACACTCTTGTGTCCTACTGTcccagaaaaaataaaaacgtgCTTTTGATGAGTACATTTCACAGAGATGCCACAATAAGCAGCAAAGACCACAAGAAGCCGCAAATAATCCTAGACTACAACCAGACCAAAGGTGGAGTTGACACCCTTGACAAG GTGGTGGCCACATACACCTGCCAAAGGATGACACGTCGTTGGCCCATGGTGATTTTCTTTAACATGCTGGATGTCTCCGCCTACAATGCATTTGTACTTTGGACTGAAATAAATCCTAAATGGAACAAACAGAGGAGCTCCAAAAGGAGACTCTTTCTGGAAGAGCTAGGGGTAGCTTTGGTGACTCCCTACATGGAAAGACGGCACTGCCTTCCCCGCACACAAGCCTCTCAGGATATGGTAAAGGAAACAAAAGCATGGTCTTTGAGAAGCAAAGCCGGCCCCCAAACTCCCTTGTGCGAAAAAGTGATGGAAGCACGCAAATGCTCTCTTGAAGTCAAAGAATCCGGCCCCTCCCCAGTATCAACCCCCTCCAAGAGGAAAAGGTGTCAGGTCTGTGAATCAAAGAAGAGTACAAAAACCAGTATGACGTGCAACAAGTGTAAGATGTACATTTGTAGGTCACACGCTGTTATAACTACTTACTGCTACTCATGCAATAAAGTTTAA